In Helianthus annuus cultivar XRQ/B chromosome 3, HanXRQr2.0-SUNRISE, whole genome shotgun sequence, a single window of DNA contains:
- the LOC118490468 gene encoding L-type lectin-domain containing receptor kinase IX.1-like: MGLPVNYTTNEPMSRFIAWLSNVNGGGVYQAWIRYDSVSRNLNVSFTGYQNNTVVRQDWLVYTVDLRNELLEWVIFGFSAATGFRFQKQNVRFWTFDGSDSQADENNEMKPNPSPDPLNGKTRKLGLVVGLSVLITLLVVLAFVWWRWKKGRENVPKDIAFDEEINYEFEMGTRAKRFSYHELALSTNHFTEKEKLGEGGFGGVYRGLLKDSSTYVAVKRVSKSSKQGIKEYTLEVKIISRLRHKNLVQLTGWCHEKQELLLVYEYMENGSLASHLFEAKSLLTWGTRFKISQGLASALLYLHEEWEQCVLHRDIKSSNVMLDSNFNAKLGDFGLAKLVDHEKGSQTTMLAGTMGYMAPECVVTGRANKESDVYGFGVLALEIACGRKCIELKAEENKQRLLEWVWELYGK; encoded by the coding sequence ATGGGGCTTCCGGTCAACTACACAACCAATGAGCCCATGAGCCGATTCATTGCATGGTTAAGTAATGTAAACGGTGGCGGCGTGTATCAAGCATGGATTAGGTATGATTCAGTTTCGAGAAATCTTAATGTTTCCTTCACTGGTTATCAAAATAATACAGTCGTGCGTCAAGATTGGCTTGTTTACACGGTTGATCTCAGGAACGAGTTGCTCGAATGGGTTATCTTCGGATTTTCTGCAGCCACTGGATTTCGGTTCCAAAAACAAAACGTGAGATTTTGGACCTTCGATGGCTCAGATTCACAAGCTGATGAAAACAACGAAATGAAGCCTAACCCGAGTCCTGATCCATTGAATGGGAAAACGAGGAAGTTGGGATTAGTAGTTGGATTATCGGTTCTGATTACCTTGTTAGTTGTGCTTGCATTTGTTTGGTGGAGGTGGAAGAAGGGCAGAGAAAATGTACCTAAAGATATTGCATTTGATGAAGAGATAAACTATGAATTCGAAATGGGTACCCGGGCTAAAAGATTCTCTTACCATGAATTAGCTCTGTCAACTAACCACTTCACAGAGAAAGAGAAGCTGGGAGAGGGAGGTTTCGGTGGTGTTTATCGAGGTTTGTTAAAAGATTCAAGCACATATGTTGCAGTGAAAAGGGTGTCTAAGAGTTCCAAACAAGGGATAAAGGAATATACATTGGAAGTCAAGATCATTAGCCGATTGAGACACAAAAACCTTGTGCAACTCACCGGTTGGTGCCACGAGAAACAAGAACTCCTTCTTGTTTACGAGTATATGGAAAATGGAAGCTTAGCTTCACATCTTTTCGAGGCGAAGAGTTTATTGACATGGGGCACAAGGTTCAAAATTTCCCAAGGCCTTGCTTCTGCTTTATTGTATCTACATGAAGAATGGGAGCAATGTGTTTTGCACAGAGATATAAAATCTAGTAATGTGATGTTGGATTCGAATTTCAATGCGAAACTTGGTGATTTCGGGTTAGCTAAGTTGGTTGACCATGAGAAAGGCTCGCAAACAACGATGTTAGCCGGAACCATGGGGTACATGGCTCCTGAATGTGTAGTCACTGGAAGGGCAAACAAGGAATCTGATGTGTATGGCTTTGGAGTTCTTGCCTTGGAAATAGCATGTGGACGAAAATGTATAGAGTTGAAAGCTGAAGAAAATAAACAACGACTACTAGAATGGGTCTGGGAGCTCTACGGAAAGTAG